The window GAACGGCGAAGCCGAACCCGCGGTGACGACACCGCCTTGCCTGAAGACGGCCTTCAGCTTGCCTAACTTCACGAGTGTGGTTCCCCGGCGCGGGGTTTCGTCCTCGATGACGTCGCCGCTCGTGGTCGGCACCGACACGATTTCGTCGGCGAACCGGCCCGCGTCGACGGCGGCGATGGCACGCTCCTGGCTGCGCAGCGCGAACGCGTCACTCTCCTCGCGGGTGATGCCCTCGCTCAGTGCGACCTCTTCAGCTGTCTCACCCATCGACAGCGTGATCTTACGGACGCCCGGTCCGGAGCCGGCCGGAATCGCGGCGTCGTGAGCAGCGAACGTCGGGTTGGTGAATCGCCAGCCGAGCGAGGTGTCGAAGATTTCACCGGGCTTGGCCCATGCGGTGCCGGGCTTGGCCAGGACCCACGGCGCCCGCGTCATCGACTCGACGCCGCCTGCGACGATGATGTCGGCTTCGCCGCTGCGAATGGTCGACGCAGCGTTGGCAACGGCGGTGAGACCGCTCGCGCACAGTCGATTGACGGTGTATCCGGGGACGGAGTCGGGCAGGCCTGCGAGGAGTACTGCCATGCGGGCTACGTCCCGATTGTCCTCACCGGCCTGGTTGGCGGTGCCGAGAATTACTTCGTCGATCGTCTCGGCCGGGACGCCGGCGCGCCTCACCGCCTCTGCGACGACGATGCCGGCGAGGTCGTCCGGCCGAACGCTCGACAGCGCGCCACCGTATCTCCCCTGCGGTGTTCGTGCGCCCGCCACCAAGAAAACTTCGCCCACTCTTTGCTCCTCTACCGCGGTTCAGTAGGTACATTAATAACCGAACATTCGGTCATTTTGCAAGAGCTGGGCGGCGCGGTGCTGTGTGATCGGAGAACACCTGGGAAGATGTCGCCATGACAACCGCACGTGCTCCGCGCAGAACAGGGCTTCCAGGACGCCCCGGATACGACCTCGACTCGCTGTTGGCCGTCGCGGTCAAGGTCTTCAACGACAAGGGGTACGACGGTACGTCGATGGAGGTTCTCGCGAAGCGGCTCGGCATTACGAAGTCGGCGATCTATCACCACGTGTCCGGTAAGTCCGAACTGCTCGAACTGGCGCTCTCGCGCGCGTTGAACGCACTGTTCGCCGTCACCACCGAGGAGCAGGCAACCGCGGGCCGTTACATAGACCGGCTCGAATACCTGGTCCGGCGAAGCGTGGAAATCCTCGTCGCCGAACTGCCCTACGTCACCTTGCTGCTGCGCGTCCGTGGCAACACCGACGTCGAGCGGCGGGCGCTCGCTCGCAGGCGCGAATTCGACGCCTTCGTCTCGGCGCTGGTCGTCGCTGCTGCGGAAGAGGGCGACCTGCGCGCCGACATCGATCCCGCGCTCGTCTCACGTTTGCTGTTCGGCACCGTCAACTCGCTGATCGAGTGGTACAAGCCCCGAACCGGTGGCTCTGCCCAGGCCTTGGCCGACGCTGTGGTGGCGCTGACGTTCGACGGGCTCAAGCGGCAGCCGAAGTAGTCCCTCTTGACAAGAGGCCTTCACTCACGCCATCGTAATTACCGACCGAACGTACGGTGAGATGGAGATGTTGTGAGCAGACTGCTGGAGAGCTACGCACAAGGACGATGGTTCGCTGCAAGCGACGAGGGCACCCCGTTGCTCAGCGCAATCGACGGCAGCGAGGTCGCTCGAATCTCGTCGACGGGTCTCGACGTCACCGGAATGATCGATTACGCCCGCACCGTCGGTGGCCCAGCGCTGGCCGCGCTGACGTTCCACGAGCGCGCCGCCCTTCTCAAGCAGCTCGGCCTCACGCTCATGGCCGGCAAGGAAGAGTTCTATGAGCTCGGGGTGCACACCGGCGCAAACCAGCGCGACTCCGGCATCGACATCGATGGCGGATTCGGCACCATCCTGAGCTATGCCAGCAAGGCTCGACGGGAACTCCCCAACGACACTGTGTACCTCGACGGCGCGGTCGAGCAGCTCGGCAAGAGGGGCACCTTTCTCGGCCAGCACATCTACACCTCGCGTCGCGGCGTTGCCGTGCAGATCAACGCGTTCAATTTCCCGGTGTGGGGCTTCCTGGAGAAGCTGGCTCCCGCTTTCATCGCCGGTGTTCCGACGATCGTCAAGCCCGCAAGTCAGACCGCCTACCTCACCGAGCTCGTGTTCCGCCGCATCATCGAAAGCGGCGTCCTCCCGGAGGGCTCCGTGCAGCTTCTGTGCGGAAGTGCACGCGGCATCATCGACCACCTCGGTGGTCAGGACTCGGTGGCATTCACCGGTTCGGCCGACACCGCGGCGTCGCTGCGTGCACACGCGAACGTCGTCGGCGACGGCGTGCAATTCACCGCCGAGGCCGACTCGCTGAACGCGTCGATCCTCGCTTCCGATGTCGCACAGGACGATCCCGAGTTCGATCTGTTCGTCAAGGGGGTTTTCGCCGAGATGACGGTGAAGGCCGGCCAAAAGTGCACGGCCATCCGTCGTGTTCTGGTACCTCAGGCGATGGTCGAGCCCGTCATCGAGGCCTTGAAGACGCGGCTCGCCAAGGTCGTCGTCGGCGATCCCCGCACCGAGGGCGTCACGATGGGCGCACTCGCCAGCATCGATCAGCGCGATGAGGTTCTCAAATCCATTCGTGCACTCACAAAGTCAGCAACCGTAGTGTACGGCGATCCCGAGAACGTCGACTCCCGCCCAGGTGCTTTCATGGCACCGGTTCTACTGAAGGCCGGGGACAAGGCAGCCCCCGAACCCCATGAGATCGAAGCTTTCGGGCCCGTCTCCACAGTCATCGGATACGACGACACCGCCGATCTGCTGGACCTGGTCGCACGCGGCAAGGGCTCATTGGTCGCGTCGCTCGTCACCAAGGACTCCGCGATCGCGCGTGAGATCGTTCTGGGCTCTGCGCCGTACCACGGCCGAATCCTCGTGCTCAACAATGAGGACGCGAAGGAATCGACCGGACACGGCTCGCCGCTTCCCGTCCTGGTGCACGGCGGCCCCGGTCGCGCCGGTGGCGGTGAAGAGCTCGGCGGTATGCGCGGCGTGCTGCACCACATGCAGCGCACAGCGATTCAGGGAACCCCCGACGTCCTCACGGCTGTCGGAAACAAGTGGGTGACGGGTTCTGTCCAGACGACCGGCGACGTACACCCCTTCCGGAAGAACCTCGGCGAGTTGAAGCTCGGCGACACGATCGTCAGTGGACCCCGTCAGGTGACCCGCGCCGACATCGACCACTTCGCCGAGTTCACCGGCGATACGTTCTACGCACACACCGATCCCGAGGCAGCAGCAGCCAATCCGCTCTTCGGCGGCATCGTCGCTCACGGCTACCTCGTCGTCTCGCTCGCGGCGGGCCTGTTCGTCGACCCGGCGCCGGGCCCCGTGCTCGCGAACTTCGGCGTCGACAACCTGCGTTTCCTGACACCGGTCAAGGCCGAGGATTCGCTGACGGTGACCTTGACGGCCAAGCTGATCACCCCTCGTCAGAGTGCAGATTACGGCGAGGTCCGTTGGGATGCGGTGGTCCTCAACCAGCAAGGCGATCCTGTCGCCACCTACGACGTCCTCACGCTCGTCGCGAAGCCGGAGAAGAAGGCATGAGCTTCCGCGTCGCCGTCTGCTACGGCAAGCCCGAAGACCCCACCGTGTTCGACGAGTACTACACGTCCACGCACGTTCCGCTGGCGAAGGCCGTACCCGGTCTGACGGATTTCACGTGGGGCAAGGTCCGCTCGATGGATGGCTCGGAGCCGCCGTACTACGCGGTCGCCAACCTGTACTTCGCCGACAAGGCATCGCTGCAAGCCGGTCTGGCATCACCGGAGATGAGGACAGCGGGCAAGGACGTCCGGAACTTCGCAACCGGCGGTGTCACGATGTTCACCCAGGAAGAAGTGCGTCCGGCGTGAAGCACCAGATCGCACGGGAAATGTTCGCCGTCGATGCAGCGTCGCAGAAGCTCGGCATCGAGTTGATCGAACTTGATGACGGGCACGCGAGGATGTCGATGACGGTCACCGAGGACATGGTCAACGGTCACGCCATCACCCACGGCGGCTACGTGTTCATCCTCGCCGATACGACCTTCGCGATGGCCTGCAACAGTTACGACGATCCGGCTGTCGCGGCACGTTGCGACATCCGGTACCTACGCCCGACCAAGGCCGGCGACGTTCTTGTCGCCGACGCAGTCGAGCGTGCCCGCTTCGGGCGCAACGGCATCTACGACGTCACCGTCACCAGTGGTGACGAGGTGGTCGCGGAATTCCGAGGTGACAGTCGTACCGTGAGTCGGTGACCTCGGACTACCTGTCAAGCGCTACAGTAATCACCGCTCACAGATGGGCACTTTCACCGAGCAAGACGGAGCACTTTCGCCGAGCGTCATCACTGTCCTAACGTCAGGCAAGATCTTCCCGGTCGATATCTGTGAAACGCCGTTGACGTTGCACAATGACCCAGTTCTCTGGTATGTCACCGAGGTGTTGCGGCCAGATGGTGCTCTGGCTGTACCTCGCGCACAGCCCGTCGGGTAGTTCGGCCATGCTCGTAAGGTTCGCGCCAACGAACGACCAGATTACGCCGTCAGACAGGATGGGGGTGAAGTTCGTTCGCGTACTGGTGAACTGTGCCTCGTCGAAGGACGCATGCCCGCCGGCGAACTCCGCTCCACCAAACGACACCTGATCGCCAGTGAAGTCCGCCCCGTTAAACGACACCTGCTTACTTTTGAACTCCGTCCGATCGAACGACATCTGATTGCCGGTAAACCGGACCTTGCTGAACGACACCCCATTGCCGACGAATTCCGCCCGATTAAACAACGCCTGTTCGACGGCGAACTCCGCTCCGTCGAACGACACCCGATCACCGGTAAACCGGACCTTAAGCCGATCGATCGCGGCCGGGCTTGCGCCGATCGACGCGAAGTGAGGATCGATGTCGCAGGTCACGCACCACGTGCGATCGGCTGGCCACACGAACGCGGGGGTAGGTGCTTCAATGTCATCCAGCAGTGTCTTGATCTGGGCGTCCCAGTCGGCGACGTCCTCAAGGGTTCCGTGGAACAGGAAGTAGTCGCGGCCCGGGATCGAGATCTTCGGTGTCGGATCGTCTGCGGTGAAGCTCGGCCACCCATCCCAGATGCAGAAGTAGCAGTCATCAGGCGTGCCGGTGTAGTGGGCAAGCTCAGCCAGGACGACCCCAAGTTGTTCGTTGTCCGACAGCCCCTCCGGGTCGCGTTGGGCATCACCTTCCGTTTGTGCCGGATAGGCCGGGTCTGGGATGAACCGTAAGCGTGCGTACTTGTCGAAGGCGACCGGGTCGCGGGCCGCCAGCCGCGACCAGTTCTCGTCTCGTTGTTCGAGCCAGCGCGCGGCCGACAGATCGACACACCGTGTGATGCTCATTCGACCAGTGTGACCGTTCTGGCGTTTCGTGGTGTCACCTGCGACACCACGGAAGCGTCGAGAACGTGCCAGACCTCGATCGCTGACCGGACGAGGACTCGTCACTGCTGGTTGTGTGGCTGCATGTGTTTTGCAATGTTGCAATCGCAATCGTCTGGCGAAGGGCGCGTTCACCATACGCACATTGCTGGAGGCCAGAACGACCGACGCCGGTTGCCCCGGGCGGTGTACGCCTAGCTACTTCGACCTGAAAAACGAGGCGCCCCGGTGAGCATGATTCGGCCGTTCTCGGCCGGTCGGGATTGGGTTGGCCGCAATTCCCCCCGATCGGCGCCTTTCACGCTGCCAGGGTGCTGATCTTGACCAGGTTGTGCGCCAGGACCCCGTGGCCGACCCAGATCTTGGCGCCTTCGGTGCTGTCGATGCGGGTGCGGTCCC of the Rhodococcus oxybenzonivorans genome contains:
- a CDS encoding thiolase family protein; amino-acid sequence: MGEVFLVAGARTPQGRYGGALSSVRPDDLAGIVVAEAVRRAGVPAETIDEVILGTANQAGEDNRDVARMAVLLAGLPDSVPGYTVNRLCASGLTAVANAASTIRSGEADIIVAGGVESMTRAPWVLAKPGTAWAKPGEIFDTSLGWRFTNPTFAAHDAAIPAGSGPGVRKITLSMGETAEEVALSEGITREESDAFALRSQERAIAAVDAGRFADEIVSVPTTSGDVIEDETPRRGTTLVKLGKLKAVFRQGGVVTAGSASPFTDGAAALVVASEEAVEKYELEVRGRIVTSASAGIAPNVMGLGPVPSTRKALARAGWSIDDVGAVELNEAFAAQSLGVIRQLKLDDSIVNADGGAIALGHPLGASGARILLTLLGRMEREKASRGLATLCVGVGQGVSMLIEAP
- a CDS encoding TetR/AcrR family transcriptional regulator — translated: MTTARAPRRTGLPGRPGYDLDSLLAVAVKVFNDKGYDGTSMEVLAKRLGITKSAIYHHVSGKSELLELALSRALNALFAVTTEEQATAGRYIDRLEYLVRRSVEILVAELPYVTLLLRVRGNTDVERRALARRREFDAFVSALVVAAAEEGDLRADIDPALVSRLLFGTVNSLIEWYKPRTGGSAQALADAVVALTFDGLKRQPK
- the paaZ gene encoding phenylacetic acid degradation bifunctional protein PaaZ, producing MSRLLESYAQGRWFAASDEGTPLLSAIDGSEVARISSTGLDVTGMIDYARTVGGPALAALTFHERAALLKQLGLTLMAGKEEFYELGVHTGANQRDSGIDIDGGFGTILSYASKARRELPNDTVYLDGAVEQLGKRGTFLGQHIYTSRRGVAVQINAFNFPVWGFLEKLAPAFIAGVPTIVKPASQTAYLTELVFRRIIESGVLPEGSVQLLCGSARGIIDHLGGQDSVAFTGSADTAASLRAHANVVGDGVQFTAEADSLNASILASDVAQDDPEFDLFVKGVFAEMTVKAGQKCTAIRRVLVPQAMVEPVIEALKTRLAKVVVGDPRTEGVTMGALASIDQRDEVLKSIRALTKSATVVYGDPENVDSRPGAFMAPVLLKAGDKAAPEPHEIEAFGPVSTVIGYDDTADLLDLVARGKGSLVASLVTKDSAIAREIVLGSAPYHGRILVLNNEDAKESTGHGSPLPVLVHGGPGRAGGGEELGGMRGVLHHMQRTAIQGTPDVLTAVGNKWVTGSVQTTGDVHPFRKNLGELKLGDTIVSGPRQVTRADIDHFAEFTGDTFYAHTDPEAAAANPLFGGIVAHGYLVVSLAAGLFVDPAPGPVLANFGVDNLRFLTPVKAEDSLTVTLTAKLITPRQSADYGEVRWDAVVLNQQGDPVATYDVLTLVAKPEKKA
- a CDS encoding EthD family reductase — encoded protein: MSFRVAVCYGKPEDPTVFDEYYTSTHVPLAKAVPGLTDFTWGKVRSMDGSEPPYYAVANLYFADKASLQAGLASPEMRTAGKDVRNFATGGVTMFTQEEVRPA
- the paaI gene encoding hydroxyphenylacetyl-CoA thioesterase PaaI — protein: MFAVDAASQKLGIELIELDDGHARMSMTVTEDMVNGHAITHGGYVFILADTTFAMACNSYDDPAVAARCDIRYLRPTKAGDVLVADAVERARFGRNGIYDVTVTSGDEVVAEFRGDSRTVSR